A single genomic interval of Nitratidesulfovibrio sp. SRB-5 harbors:
- a CDS encoding lysophospholipid acyltransferase family protein → MKLPPALIAPPLYGLYKAWCATLRYDIAGRQAVDDLWHAHTPMVFALWHDELFPLMHVRGDLEIVTVVSQSRDGEYLAQVLQRLGLRTARGSSSRGGVKALIGAARQMRKEGLCGCVTVDGPRGPRHKVKPGAIFLAQRAKAPIVPVRIFMESAKVFERAWDRFQLPLPFSHVRVVFGAPYRLPDAHDASDQQKGRENGQGDDAMLTAACAELEARLEGLR, encoded by the coding sequence GTGAAGTTGCCCCCGGCCCTCATCGCGCCCCCGCTGTACGGACTGTACAAGGCCTGGTGCGCCACCCTGCGCTATGACATTGCCGGGCGCCAGGCCGTGGACGACCTGTGGCATGCCCACACCCCCATGGTCTTTGCGCTGTGGCACGACGAACTCTTTCCGCTCATGCACGTGCGCGGCGACCTGGAGATCGTCACCGTGGTCAGCCAGAGCCGGGACGGCGAATACCTGGCCCAGGTGCTGCAACGGCTGGGCCTGCGCACGGCGCGGGGTTCCAGTTCGCGCGGCGGAGTCAAGGCGCTGATCGGCGCGGCACGCCAGATGCGCAAGGAAGGATTGTGCGGCTGCGTGACTGTGGACGGCCCGCGTGGCCCGCGCCACAAGGTCAAGCCGGGGGCAATCTTTCTGGCGCAGCGGGCCAAGGCCCCCATCGTGCCCGTGCGCATTTTCATGGAGAGCGCCAAGGTGTTCGAACGCGCCTGGGACCGTTTTCAGCTGCCTCTGCCGTTTTCCCACGTGCGCGTGGTGTTTGGTGCGCCATATCGGCTGCCGGATGCACACGATGCATCAGACCAACAAAAGGGGCGCGAGAACGGGCAGGGGGACGATGCAATGCTGACCGCCGCCTGCGCTGAACTTGAAGCCCGGCTTGAAGGATTGCGATGA
- a CDS encoding ABC transporter ATP-binding protein, with product MANATKTDQPTQGQSIHLIKRCLKYFRPYKGQIFLSMLAMGVVSLSTAGSAWLVKPALDEIFINKDEQALLYVPLLFFVLTLVKGAGRYVQNYFMQYSGLRVLEKLRSELYDKIIYLPLQFYEESQVGMLMSRIINDVTMIRNSLPSIVMMVRQLLTMLGLVGVVFYQNPRLAVWAVLVLPAALYPLVWFGRKLRKYGRRNQSKLADISVVLQEVFSGIRVVKAFATERHEARRFDDENERLARLYLKQASVSELSSPIMELIGAVGIGLVIWFGGHEVIAGETTAGTFFSFVAALAMMYDPVKSLNSYNMEVQRALAGAERVFEILDAPELTVEQGGDTPFDEPFRELRFEGVTFTYGSKTAPALDNVSLTVRAGERVAIVGPSGAGKSTFVNLIPRFYEPQQGAIILNGRPVADYTLETLRRNVSMVSQDTFLFNLPVRDNITYGLSGAIDEDTVRAAAMSAYADEFIRELPEGYDTLLGERGVKLSGGQKQRLTIARAIMKDAPLLILDEATSALDSEAERIVQKALDNLMENRTSIVIAHRLSTILSADRILVMEQGRIVDAGRHEELLARCPMYARLYAMQFATDTASAAPANVGDPVDTEQGAAVPATGATA from the coding sequence ATGGCCAACGCCACCAAGACCGACCAGCCCACCCAGGGCCAGAGCATTCACCTGATCAAGCGTTGCTTGAAGTATTTCCGCCCCTACAAGGGGCAGATATTCCTTTCCATGCTGGCCATGGGCGTGGTGTCGCTGAGCACCGCCGGGTCCGCCTGGCTGGTCAAGCCCGCCCTGGACGAAATCTTCATCAACAAGGACGAGCAGGCGCTGCTGTACGTGCCGCTGCTGTTCTTCGTGCTTACGCTGGTGAAGGGCGCCGGGCGTTACGTGCAGAACTACTTCATGCAGTACAGCGGCCTGCGCGTGCTGGAAAAGCTGCGCTCGGAACTGTACGACAAGATCATATACCTGCCGCTGCAATTCTACGAGGAATCGCAGGTGGGCATGCTCATGTCGCGCATCATCAACGACGTGACCATGATCCGCAACAGTCTGCCGTCCATCGTGATGATGGTGCGGCAACTGCTGACCATGCTGGGCCTGGTGGGCGTGGTGTTCTACCAGAACCCGCGCCTGGCGGTGTGGGCGGTGCTGGTGCTGCCCGCGGCGCTGTATCCGCTGGTATGGTTCGGTCGCAAGCTGCGCAAGTATGGCCGCCGCAACCAGTCGAAACTGGCGGACATTTCCGTGGTGTTGCAGGAAGTGTTCAGCGGCATCCGGGTGGTCAAGGCCTTTGCCACCGAACGGCACGAGGCGCGCCGCTTCGACGACGAAAACGAACGCCTGGCCCGGCTGTACCTGAAGCAGGCCAGCGTGTCCGAGCTTTCCTCGCCGATCATGGAACTGATCGGGGCCGTGGGCATCGGCCTTGTTATCTGGTTCGGCGGGCACGAGGTCATCGCCGGTGAAACCACGGCGGGCACCTTTTTCTCGTTCGTGGCCGCGCTGGCCATGATGTACGACCCGGTCAAGTCGCTGAATTCCTACAACATGGAAGTGCAGCGCGCCCTGGCCGGTGCCGAGCGGGTGTTCGAGATACTCGACGCGCCCGAACTGACGGTGGAGCAGGGGGGCGACACCCCCTTCGACGAACCCTTCCGCGAACTGCGCTTCGAGGGCGTGACCTTCACCTACGGCAGCAAGACCGCGCCCGCGCTGGACAACGTCAGCCTTACCGTACGCGCGGGTGAACGCGTGGCCATCGTGGGGCCCAGCGGCGCGGGCAAGAGCACCTTCGTCAACCTGATTCCCCGGTTCTACGAACCGCAGCAGGGGGCCATCATCCTCAATGGCCGCCCGGTGGCGGACTACACCCTGGAAACCTTGCGCCGCAACGTGTCCATGGTGTCGCAGGACACCTTCCTGTTCAACCTTCCGGTGCGCGACAACATCACCTACGGTCTTTCCGGGGCCATTGACGAAGACACCGTGCGCGCCGCCGCCATGTCCGCCTATGCCGATGAATTCATCCGCGAACTGCCGGAAGGGTACGACACCCTGCTGGGCGAGCGCGGGGTGAAGCTGTCCGGCGGGCAGAAGCAGCGCCTGACCATTGCCCGGGCCATCATGAAGGATGCGCCGCTGCTCATCCTGGACGAGGCCACCAGCGCGCTGGATTCCGAGGCCGAGCGCATCGTGCAGAAGGCCCTGGACAACCTGATGGAAAACCGCACCAGCATCGTCATTGCCCACCGGCTGTCCACCATCCTTTCCGCCGACCGCATTCTGGTCATGGAGCAGGGGCGCATCGTGGACGCCGGACGGCACGAGGAACTGCTGGCTCGCTGCCCCATGTACGCCCGGCTGTACGCCATGCAGTTCGCAACCGACACAGCCAGTGCCGCCCCGGCCAACGTGGGCGATCCTGTAGACACGGAGCAGGGCGCTGCCGTGCCCGCCACCGGAGCCACCGCGTGA
- the yedF gene encoding sulfurtransferase-like selenium metabolism protein YedF, which yields MPEIELNCQNLPCPQPVLRCKRCLDEQSPASLVVVVDNQAARENVTRFLSTQGYAVQVEAVSPDAGDGLWRLRGVKGDAPATNPADDCEVCEVMTEEQLRRMGEKVVVFLTSDVIGSGDDALGAKLMQNFLATLPELGAELWRVVMLNGAVRLSAADSPALPHLKRLEAAGATVLVCGTCLDHFGLLEQKAVGQTTNMLDVVTSLQLATKIIRP from the coding sequence ATGCCAGAAATCGAACTGAACTGCCAGAATCTTCCCTGCCCCCAGCCCGTGCTGCGCTGCAAGCGCTGCCTTGACGAGCAATCGCCCGCATCGCTGGTGGTGGTTGTCGATAATCAGGCCGCGCGGGAAAACGTGACGCGCTTTCTGTCCACGCAAGGATATGCCGTGCAGGTCGAAGCCGTATCACCGGACGCGGGCGACGGCCTGTGGCGACTGCGCGGGGTGAAGGGCGATGCGCCCGCCACCAACCCCGCCGACGATTGCGAGGTCTGCGAAGTGATGACCGAGGAACAGCTGCGCCGCATGGGCGAGAAGGTCGTGGTCTTCCTGACGTCCGACGTCATCGGCTCGGGCGACGACGCGCTGGGTGCCAAACTGATGCAGAACTTTCTGGCCACCCTGCCGGAGCTGGGCGCCGAACTGTGGCGCGTGGTCATGCTGAACGGCGCGGTGCGCCTGTCCGCTGCGGACAGCCCCGCCCTGCCCCATCTGAAGCGGCTGGAGGCCGCCGGGGCCACCGTGCTGGTCTGCGGCACCTGCCTTGACCATTTTGGGCTTCTGGAGCAAAAGGCCGTGGGCCAGACCACCAACATGCTCGACGTGGTCACCAGCCTGCAACTCGCCACCAAGATCATCCGGCCGTAA
- a CDS encoding pseudouridine synthase, translating into MQPGEVRLNKAIAGAGVCSRRQADDLIQQGVVRVNGEVVDTPGARVVPGRDRIEVRGQLLELDAAPAAFTYVMLHKPVQVVSTVRDPQGRPTVLGILPPDLRGGRLYPVGRLDYFSEGLLILTDDGDLTNRLTHPRYHLPKVYMVKVRGHVTESTLAPMRQGMTLAEGEKLAPVEVRLLQSDRQASLFEMTLHQGVNRQIRRMCRDLGLTVLLLRRVRQGPLELGELPKGAARRLTPHEVAALRRAAGLEG; encoded by the coding sequence ATGCAACCCGGCGAAGTGCGCCTGAACAAGGCCATTGCCGGGGCGGGGGTGTGTTCGCGGCGTCAGGCGGACGACCTCATACAGCAGGGGGTGGTGCGGGTCAACGGCGAGGTGGTGGACACCCCCGGGGCGCGCGTGGTGCCGGGGCGCGACCGCATCGAGGTGCGCGGCCAACTGCTGGAACTGGATGCCGCGCCCGCCGCGTTCACCTACGTGATGCTGCACAAGCCGGTGCAGGTTGTCTCCACCGTGCGCGACCCGCAGGGGCGGCCCACGGTGCTGGGCATCCTGCCGCCCGACCTGCGCGGCGGACGGCTGTATCCCGTGGGCAGGCTGGACTATTTTTCCGAAGGGCTGCTGATCCTCACCGATGACGGCGACCTGACCAACCGGCTCACCCACCCCCGCTACCACCTGCCCAAGGTCTACATGGTCAAGGTGCGCGGCCACGTGACCGAATCCACCCTGGCCCCCATGCGCCAGGGCATGACCCTGGCCGAGGGCGAAAAGCTTGCGCCCGTGGAAGTGCGCCTGTTGCAGTCGGACCGCCAGGCCAGCCTTTTCGAGATGACCCTGCACCAGGGCGTGAACCGGCAGATTCGCCGGATGTGCCGCGACCTGGGGCTGACGGTGCTGCTGCTGCGGCGTGTACGGCAGGGGCCGCTGGAACTGGGCGAATTGCCCAAGGGCGCGGCCCGCCGCCTGACCCCGCACGAGGTGGCAGCCCTGCGCCGCGCCGCCGGTCTGGAAGGCTGA
- the lolA gene encoding outer membrane lipoprotein chaperone LolA, with protein MIRPLSLRAFSRLLGLAALCAAMALSAAPARAAGELTNRLQQRYDATTTLKADFTQVLLHRESGAKETRQGTLQFRKPLLVRWETKAPHAELLVVTANEIWNYLPDEEVAYKYPVELVQDSRSIIKVITGQAKLEQDFDVAEEADDNGMARLHMYPKEPTPQLTEAFLWVDPNTNLIRRAKIIDFYGNENDITLNSLATDAGVQDSAFRFAPPKGVDVEDRTRQGSPEKQLFN; from the coding sequence GTGATTCGTCCCCTTTCCCTTCGTGCCTTTTCCCGCCTGCTTGGCCTTGCCGCCCTGTGCGCTGCCATGGCCCTGTCCGCCGCCCCGGCCCGTGCCGCCGGTGAACTGACCAACCGCCTGCAACAGCGCTACGACGCCACAACCACCCTCAAGGCGGACTTCACCCAGGTGCTGCTGCACCGCGAAAGCGGTGCCAAGGAAACCCGGCAGGGCACCCTGCAATTCCGCAAGCCGTTGCTGGTGCGCTGGGAGACCAAGGCTCCCCACGCCGAGCTGCTGGTGGTGACCGCCAACGAAATCTGGAACTACCTGCCGGACGAAGAGGTGGCCTACAAGTACCCGGTGGAACTGGTGCAGGACTCGCGGTCCATCATCAAGGTGATCACCGGCCAGGCCAAGCTGGAGCAGGATTTCGACGTGGCCGAGGAGGCCGACGACAACGGCATGGCCCGCCTGCACATGTATCCCAAGGAGCCGACGCCGCAGCTGACCGAGGCCTTCCTGTGGGTGGACCCGAACACCAACCTGATCCGCCGGGCCAAGATCATCGACTTCTACGGCAACGAGAACGACATCACCCTGAACAGCCTGGCCACCGACGCCGGGGTTCAGGACAGCGCCTTCCGTTTCGCCCCGCCAAAGGGCGTGGACGTGGAAGACCGCACCAGACAGGGCTCGCCCGAGAAGCAGCTGTTCAACTAG
- a CDS encoding DNA translocase FtsK encodes MWPIRSYPFSCGPPRANTHSATIRPRHQEGAATDGNKLARELFGLFLIFWGLLLLLSLATFDARDPSLNHVVSNATQVRNSAGLFGSYIGGILVDLFGFSAFLWPFGFMGIGARYVVIPFDVPWWRWLGLILLGACVATMGAGWNLSIGDVGGGGFFGVILHNFAARYFSPRGSALVWLFLFLISAQLVLALSWSAMGRRILEGLREGLTPRAKPAPKLEISAPRNAVESAAARPVIVGGDERLPNPADPAASTARASRWLKLPGLGVFQFLWNRKRGPKQGQVVDVTPAPLPAGRGVQGTPRPYRPGDDGPTPVPAPYVPQDPEDDDAYAHAVHDAAQTNGRANGRATVRTGRDGGNAAASVGDPFAGNEFGPGAMGLEDDLAGDAPHGLPDGLADDLVDYAAGEAGPTWLEGAFGDDPAREGQGTAPAKPARPRKARSKLPGLDLLHSVAGGDTKPARQILEAKGQSVITCLADFGVQGELTRITPGPVVTMFEVRPAPGVKVSRIANLSDDLALALKAIAVRIQAPIPGTDTVGIEIPNEARENVCFKELLGSETFRSAPSMLTMAIGKDIAGNATVADLARMPHLLVAGATGAGKSVCLNSILLSFLYKARPEDVQMLLVDPKRIELAVYADLPHLVHPVVTEMALAKNALDWAVQEMDRRYQAMARLAVRNIAGYNQKLADLGANLPAELADLERMPYLVIVIDELADLMLTAAKEVETSIVRLAQLARAAGIHMILATQRPSVDVVTGLIKANFPCRISFQVTSKHDSRTILDTVGAEHLLGKGDMLFKPSGGKLQRLHGAFVGDDDVASVVEFWKRQQAPNYTVDFADWGNDGTGDGANGNGGGDLSDDPMYAEAVEFVIGQGKASISQIQRRFRIGFNRAARYVEQMEHDGIIGPSDGSKPRMVIR; translated from the coding sequence ATATGGCCGATACGGTCATATCCCTTTTCTTGCGGGCCGCCCCGCGCCAATACGCATTCCGCGACAATCAGGCCGCGACATCAGGAGGGTGCCGCCACGGACGGCAACAAACTGGCCCGCGAACTTTTCGGGCTCTTCCTCATCTTCTGGGGGCTGCTGCTGCTGCTCAGCCTTGCCACCTTCGACGCCCGCGACCCCAGCCTGAACCACGTGGTCAGCAATGCCACGCAGGTGCGCAACAGCGCGGGGCTGTTCGGCTCGTACATCGGCGGCATCCTGGTGGATCTCTTCGGTTTTTCCGCCTTCCTGTGGCCTTTCGGGTTCATGGGCATCGGCGCGCGCTACGTGGTCATTCCCTTCGACGTGCCGTGGTGGCGCTGGCTGGGGCTGATCCTGCTGGGCGCCTGCGTGGCCACCATGGGCGCGGGATGGAACCTGTCCATCGGCGACGTGGGCGGAGGCGGCTTCTTTGGCGTCATCCTGCACAACTTCGCGGCACGCTATTTCAGCCCGCGCGGCTCGGCGCTGGTGTGGCTGTTCCTGTTCCTGATCTCGGCCCAGCTGGTGCTGGCGCTGTCCTGGTCGGCCATGGGCCGCCGCATCCTTGAAGGATTGCGTGAAGGGTTGACGCCCAGGGCAAAGCCCGCCCCGAAGCTGGAAATTTCCGCGCCGCGCAACGCGGTGGAATCCGCCGCGGCCCGCCCGGTGATCGTGGGGGGCGACGAGCGCCTGCCCAATCCCGCAGACCCCGCAGCCAGCACCGCGCGCGCTTCGCGCTGGCTGAAGCTGCCGGGCCTGGGCGTGTTCCAGTTCCTGTGGAACCGCAAGCGCGGGCCCAAACAGGGCCAGGTGGTGGACGTCACCCCCGCGCCGCTGCCCGCCGGGCGCGGCGTGCAGGGCACACCCCGTCCGTACCGCCCCGGCGACGACGGGCCCACGCCCGTGCCCGCGCCTTACGTGCCCCAGGACCCGGAGGACGACGACGCCTATGCCCACGCCGTGCACGATGCCGCCCAGACGAATGGCCGTGCGAACGGTCGCGCCACGGTGCGTACCGGACGTGACGGCGGCAACGCAGCCGCCAGCGTCGGCGACCCCTTTGCCGGGAACGAATTCGGCCCCGGAGCCATGGGGCTGGAGGACGACCTTGCGGGCGATGCCCCCCACGGGCTGCCCGACGGCCTTGCCGACGACCTCGTGGACTACGCGGCGGGCGAGGCTGGCCCCACCTGGCTGGAAGGCGCCTTCGGCGACGACCCGGCCCGTGAAGGGCAGGGGACCGCGCCCGCCAAACCCGCGCGCCCCCGCAAGGCGCGCAGCAAGCTGCCCGGCCTGGACCTGCTGCACTCCGTGGCGGGCGGCGACACCAAGCCCGCCCGCCAGATACTGGAGGCCAAGGGGCAGAGCGTCATCACCTGCCTGGCCGACTTCGGCGTGCAGGGCGAACTGACCCGCATCACCCCCGGCCCGGTGGTCACCATGTTCGAGGTGCGCCCGGCCCCCGGTGTGAAGGTGAGCCGCATCGCCAACCTCAGCGACGACCTGGCGCTGGCGCTGAAGGCCATTGCCGTGCGCATCCAGGCCCCCATCCCCGGCACGGACACCGTGGGCATCGAGATTCCCAACGAGGCGCGCGAAAACGTGTGCTTCAAGGAACTGCTGGGCTCGGAGACCTTCCGTTCCGCCCCGTCCATGCTCACCATGGCCATCGGCAAGGACATCGCGGGCAACGCCACCGTGGCGGACCTGGCCCGCATGCCCCACCTGCTGGTGGCGGGCGCCACCGGCGCGGGCAAGAGCGTGTGCCTGAACTCCATCCTGCTCAGCTTCCTGTACAAGGCACGCCCGGAAGACGTGCAGATGCTGCTGGTGGACCCCAAGCGCATCGAGCTTGCCGTGTACGCCGACCTGCCGCATCTGGTGCACCCCGTGGTAACGGAAATGGCCCTGGCCAAGAACGCCCTGGACTGGGCCGTGCAGGAGATGGACCGCCGCTATCAGGCCATGGCGCGCCTGGCCGTGCGCAACATCGCCGGGTACAACCAGAAGCTGGCCGACCTTGGCGCGAACCTGCCGGCGGAACTGGCGGATCTGGAACGCATGCCGTACCTGGTCATCGTCATCGACGAACTGGCCGACCTCATGCTGACCGCCGCCAAGGAAGTGGAAACCAGCATCGTGCGCCTGGCCCAACTGGCGCGCGCGGCGGGCATCCACATGATCCTGGCCACCCAGCGCCCCAGCGTGGACGTGGTCACCGGCCTCATCAAGGCCAACTTCCCGTGCCGCATCTCGTTCCAGGTCACCTCCAAGCACGATTCGCGCACCATTCTCGACACCGTGGGCGCCGAACACCTGCTGGGCAAGGGGGACATGCTCTTCAAGCCCAGCGGCGGCAAGTTGCAGCGGCTGCACGGCGCCTTCGTGGGCGACGACGACGTGGCCTCCGTGGTGGAGTTCTGGAAGCGCCAGCAGGCCCCCAACTACACGGTGGACTTTGCCGACTGGGGTAACGACGGCACGGGTGACGGCGCCAACGGCAACGGCGGGGGCGACCTTTCCGACGACCCCATGTACGCCGAGGCCGTGGAATTCGTCATCGGACAGGGCAAGGCCTCCATCTCGCAGATCCAGCGGCGCTTCCGCATCGGGTTCAACCGGGCGGCGCGCTACGTGGAGCAAATGGAACACGACGGCATCATCGGCCCATCCGACGGCAGCAAGCCGCGCATGGTCATCAGATAG
- the efp gene encoding elongation factor P — MYSTTDFRKGLKIEIDGTPFEIVEFQHFKPGKGGAMVRTKLRNLLNDRMMDNTFRSGEKVGRPDMETREMQYLYREGDDLVFMDLTTYEQLHIAEDTTDGKAGFLKEAQQVRVLLYNGKPLDIDLPVSLVLEVTDTEPGAKGDTVSNVTKPATLETGIVIGVPIFVNIGDRVKVDTRTRDYLGRE; from the coding sequence ATGTATTCAACCACCGATTTCAGGAAGGGTCTCAAGATCGAAATCGACGGCACGCCCTTCGAAATCGTCGAGTTCCAGCATTTCAAGCCCGGCAAGGGCGGTGCCATGGTGCGCACCAAGCTGCGCAACCTGCTGAACGACCGCATGATGGACAACACCTTCCGCTCCGGCGAAAAGGTGGGCCGACCCGACATGGAAACCCGCGAAATGCAGTACCTGTACCGTGAAGGCGATGACCTCGTGTTCATGGACCTTACCACCTACGAACAGCTGCACATCGCGGAAGATACCACCGACGGCAAGGCCGGCTTCCTCAAGGAGGCCCAGCAGGTGCGCGTGCTGCTGTACAACGGCAAGCCGCTGGACATCGACCTGCCCGTGTCCCTGGTGCTGGAAGTGACCGACACCGAGCCCGGCGCCAAGGGCGACACCGTGAGCAACGTGACCAAGCCCGCCACGCTGGAAACCGGCATCGTCATCGGCGTGCCCATCTTCGTGAACATCGGCGACCGCGTGAAGGTCGATACCCGCACCCGCGACTACCTGGGCCGCGAATAG
- a CDS encoding type II 3-dehydroquinate dehydratase has product MARYRILVLNGPNLGALGVRQPDIYGSVGMDAVPGLVGQVLGAGASGVELEFFQSNGEGALIDRLEQARRDGVDGVVLNAGAYTHTSLALADCLAWIGLPCVEVHLSNVLARSEPLRQKSYIGRHVIGVVAGFGITSYALAVQALVLHLDARQPAVTTV; this is encoded by the coding sequence ATGGCCCGCTACCGCATACTGGTGCTGAACGGCCCCAATCTGGGCGCTCTGGGCGTGCGCCAGCCCGACATTTACGGCAGCGTGGGCATGGATGCCGTGCCCGGCCTGGTCGGTCAGGTCCTGGGCGCTGGCGCCAGCGGTGTGGAACTGGAGTTTTTCCAGTCCAACGGCGAAGGCGCGCTCATCGACCGGCTGGAACAGGCCCGGCGCGACGGCGTGGACGGCGTGGTGCTGAACGCGGGCGCCTACACCCACACCAGCCTTGCCCTGGCCGACTGCCTGGCCTGGATCGGGCTGCCCTGCGTCGAGGTGCACCTCAGCAACGTGCTGGCGCGGTCCGAACCGCTGCGCCAGAAGAGCTACATCGGCCGCCACGTCATCGGCGTGGTGGCGGGCTTCGGCATTACCAGCTACGCGCTCGCCGTGCAGGCGCTGGTGCTGCATCTGGATGCCCGGCAGCCCGCCGTCACAACGGTGTAG
- the yihA gene encoding ribosome biogenesis GTP-binding protein YihA/YsxC, producing the protein MQPVLELEATVYTLEQMRAFDAPQIALAGRSNVGKSSLVNALARRKALAKISATPGKTRSINYYRVKPDGFYVVDLPGYGYAKCSKEERQKWAELIERYLSTCPTLKALTVLLDSRLDPQQLDLDLTSFARKSGITLLPVLTKADKCSQRERAERQRQWRDILGGIAPLVVSAKTGMGVDNLWASLRKVVTVGEVRGSALLDPFGSAKRDVPLADAVPRDGSKGGPKADSRGTPDATSEGPAPSPDSEPGANGA; encoded by the coding sequence ATGCAACCAGTGCTTGAACTTGAAGCCACCGTCTACACCCTGGAACAGATGCGCGCCTTCGACGCGCCGCAGATAGCCCTTGCCGGGCGCTCCAACGTGGGCAAATCCTCGCTCGTCAACGCCCTGGCCCGCCGCAAGGCGCTGGCCAAGATCAGCGCCACCCCCGGCAAGACGCGTTCCATCAACTATTACCGCGTGAAGCCCGACGGCTTCTACGTGGTGGACCTGCCCGGCTACGGCTACGCCAAGTGCAGCAAGGAAGAACGCCAGAAGTGGGCGGAACTCATCGAGCGCTACCTGAGCACCTGCCCTACCCTGAAGGCCCTGACCGTGCTGCTGGACAGCCGTCTGGACCCGCAGCAGCTGGACCTGGACCTGACCTCGTTCGCCCGCAAGAGCGGCATCACCCTGCTGCCTGTGCTGACCAAGGCCGACAAATGCTCCCAGCGCGAGCGCGCCGAGCGCCAGCGCCAGTGGCGCGACATCCTGGGGGGCATTGCCCCGCTGGTGGTGTCCGCCAAGACGGGCATGGGCGTTGACAACCTGTGGGCATCGCTGCGCAAGGTGGTCACCGTGGGTGAGGTGCGGGGTTCCGCCCTGCTGGATCCCTTTGGCAGTGCCAAGCGCGACGTGCCGCTGGCGGACGCCGTGCCCCGGGATGGCTCGAAGGGTGGCCCCAAGGCTGATTCCCGGGGTACCCCTGACGCAACTTCGGAAGGTCCGGCCCCGAGCCCTGATTCCGAACCCGGCGCAAACGGAGCATAA
- a CDS encoding LptF/LptG family permease, protein MSLLARYLFRNNLMLILPTLAIGTGLYILSDLFDRLDDFLEAGVSFKVAAWYFVAKTPLIISQILPAVFLLATLSQLCLMSRGRELIALQAGGISMGRIARVLVLCGLVWGGLQLGFSQVLGVSGEVEAARIWNEDVRGKTEATATLRNVWFTDGAYVVSLAEVVPAQGTGRGLAAYELSDDGLSILRVVRAATFTAGQRQWELRGVTEFDPSGYLSTRHDSLTLPLRQDVQAFLITARNADPSRLPLWQLGDAIDRLSASGSNVEGVRTAWHMKLAYAASLVVMATVAAAIVTWRDNIYLGIGLSLIITFLFYTMFTVGGTLGQKGIVSPPLAAWGSNALILAVALLRLAWVLKPRFKAD, encoded by the coding sequence ATGAGCCTGCTGGCCCGCTACCTGTTCCGCAACAATCTGATGCTGATCCTGCCCACCCTGGCCATCGGCACCGGCCTGTACATCCTGTCCGACCTGTTCGACCGGCTGGACGACTTTCTTGAAGCCGGGGTAAGCTTCAAAGTGGCGGCCTGGTACTTCGTGGCCAAGACGCCGCTGATCATCTCGCAGATCCTGCCCGCCGTGTTCCTGCTGGCCACCTTGTCCCAGCTCTGCCTGATGTCGCGCGGGCGCGAACTCATCGCCCTGCAGGCCGGGGGCATCTCCATGGGGCGGATTGCCCGTGTCCTGGTGCTGTGCGGCCTGGTGTGGGGCGGGCTGCAACTGGGTTTTTCTCAGGTGCTGGGCGTTTCCGGCGAGGTGGAGGCCGCGCGCATCTGGAACGAGGACGTGCGCGGCAAGACCGAGGCCACGGCCACGCTGCGCAACGTGTGGTTCACCGACGGGGCCTACGTGGTCAGCCTGGCCGAGGTGGTGCCCGCACAGGGCACGGGGCGCGGCCTTGCCGCCTACGAACTTTCCGACGACGGGCTGTCCATCCTGCGCGTGGTGCGCGCCGCAACGTTCACGGCGGGGCAGCGGCAGTGGGAACTGCGCGGCGTGACCGAATTCGATCCATCCGGGTACCTCAGCACCCGCCACGACAGCCTGACCCTGCCGCTGCGGCAGGACGTGCAGGCCTTCCTGATCACCGCGCGCAATGCCGACCCCTCGCGCCTGCCCCTGTGGCAGCTGGGCGACGCCATCGACCGGCTGTCGGCTTCCGGCTCCAACGTCGAAGGCGTGCGCACCGCCTGGCACATGAAGCTGGCCTACGCCGCCTCGCTGGTGGTCATGGCGACCGTGGCCGCCGCCATCGTGACCTGGCGCGACAACATCTACCTGGGCATCGGCCTGTCGCTGATCATCACCTTTCTGTTCTACACCATGTTCACCGTGGGCGGCACGCTGGGCCAGAAGGGCATTGTCTCGCCCCCGCTGGCCGCGTGGGGCTCCAACGCGCTGATTCTGGCCGTGGCCCTGCTCCGGCTGGCATGGGTGCTGAAGCCGCGCTTCAAGGCAGATTGA